In Nymphaea colorata isolate Beijing-Zhang1983 chromosome 3, ASM883128v2, whole genome shotgun sequence, a genomic segment contains:
- the LOC116249515 gene encoding protein SHORT HYPOCOTYL IN WHITE LIGHT 1-like isoform X1 yields the protein MAATHVLLQWNPTNLRPSPIPLSSPSSPSSSSSYSISGLVFKHPIARPRYLLPLEASRRISGYSQEDGLSFGGRGGFDRFDVGEEVEDDGEDEDEEEDRSLDLLVQFVQNVFRKVSRRARKAVRSMLPRSIPSKLVQFSVNGTIMLTFLWILKALLQVVCTLGSIVFVCILVTRGVWSALMYHQEYRRSKFGDMDDDGSVWSGAQPAT from the exons ATGGCAGCTACTCATGTCCTTCTCCAATGGAATCCGACCAACCTGCGTCCCTCTCCAATCCCTCTTTCTTCGccttcctctccctcctcttcctcatcCTATTCAATCTCTGGGCTGGTTTTCAAACACCCAATTGCGCGGCCACGCTATCTGCTCCCCCTCGAAGCGTCTAGAAGGATCTCCGGTTATTCCCAA GAGGATGGACTTTCTTTCGGTGGTAGAGGGGGCTTCGACAGGTTCGACGTCGGGGAGGAAGTCGAAGACGACGGAGAGGACGAGGACGAAGAGGAGGACAGGAGCCTCGACCTCCTGGTGCAGTTTGTGCAAAACGTCTTCCGGAAGGTGTCGCGGAGGGCGAGGAAGGCGGTGAGGTCGATGTTGCCTCGTTCGATCCCATCGAAATTG GTTCAATTTTCTGTTAATGGTACAATTATGTTaacttttctttggattttgaagGCATTGCTTCAG GTTGTCTGCACACTTGGAAGCATAGTGTTTGTGTGCATTCTGGTCACGCGAGGTGTTTGGTCTGCTTTAATGTACCATCAGGAATATCGCAGGAGTAAGTTTGGTGATATGGATGACGACGGCAGTGTATGGAGCGGTGCACAACCTGCAACTTAA
- the LOC116249515 gene encoding protein SHORT HYPOCOTYL IN WHITE LIGHT 1-like isoform X2, which produces MAATHVLLQWNPTNLRPSPIPLSSPSSPSSSSSYSISGLVFKHPIARPRYLLPLEASRRISGYSQEDGLSFGGRGGFDRFDVGEEVEDDGEDEDEEEDRSLDLLVQFVQNVFRKVSRRARKAVRSMLPRSIPSKLVVCTLGSIVFVCILVTRGVWSALMYHQEYRRSKFGDMDDDGSVWSGAQPAT; this is translated from the exons ATGGCAGCTACTCATGTCCTTCTCCAATGGAATCCGACCAACCTGCGTCCCTCTCCAATCCCTCTTTCTTCGccttcctctccctcctcttcctcatcCTATTCAATCTCTGGGCTGGTTTTCAAACACCCAATTGCGCGGCCACGCTATCTGCTCCCCCTCGAAGCGTCTAGAAGGATCTCCGGTTATTCCCAA GAGGATGGACTTTCTTTCGGTGGTAGAGGGGGCTTCGACAGGTTCGACGTCGGGGAGGAAGTCGAAGACGACGGAGAGGACGAGGACGAAGAGGAGGACAGGAGCCTCGACCTCCTGGTGCAGTTTGTGCAAAACGTCTTCCGGAAGGTGTCGCGGAGGGCGAGGAAGGCGGTGAGGTCGATGTTGCCTCGTTCGATCCCATCGAAATTG GTTGTCTGCACACTTGGAAGCATAGTGTTTGTGTGCATTCTGGTCACGCGAGGTGTTTGGTCTGCTTTAATGTACCATCAGGAATATCGCAGGAGTAAGTTTGGTGATATGGATGACGACGGCAGTGTATGGAGCGGTGCACAACCTGCAACTTAA
- the LOC126409960 gene encoding uncharacterized protein LOC126409960: MSDPAWQWCTRVNPKDRLRVKCNFCKQIISGGISHFKHHIAGTHSDVAQCNGSQENPLPAYVKHQCQELLDAVKASRIEKEMEDAKEGYGDPHEEEESEGEDVQLEEEDVGVSLRTAKGKGIMRGGGSFATRKRRGANISSVSRGRGRSHSGRTGGGRVPTMRSSNMSGSIKNFFPNYTAAGAQPEIRIAMQSKDIIEAADETIGRWFYDASIPFNAANSYHYQPIADAIASVGRGYKMPSFHKLRGCSVMADGWTDIKNRTLVNFLVYCPLGTMFLKSVDLSDTLKTVDVLFGIFS; this comes from the exons atgtcggatcctgcatggcaatggtgtacaagggtgaatcccaaagatagattaagagttaagtgcaatttttgtaagcaaatcatatcaggagggatctctcactttaaacaccatatagctggtacacacagcgatgtAGCTCAatgcaatggctcccaagagaacccattgccagcgtatgtaaagcaccagtgtcaggagcttcttgatgcagtgaaagcaagtaggattgaaaaagaaatggaagatgcaaaggaaggatatggggacccacatgaagaggaagaaagtgaaggtgaagatgttcagcttgaagaagaagatgttggtgtcagtttgagAACAGctaaagggaaaggcatcatgcGTGGAGGTGGTTCTTttgcaaccagaaaaagaagaggtgcaaatataagttcagtttcacgaggGCGTGGCAGGAGTCATAGTggtcgtactggtggtggtagagtacctactatgaggtcgagcaatatgtctggttcgatcaagaatttttttcccaactatactgctgctggtgctcagcctgagattcgtatagccatgcaatcaaaggatattattgaagcagcagatgaaaccataggaaggtggttctatgatgcatccattcccttcaatgcagcaaactcttatcattatcagcctatagcagatgcgattgctagtgtagggcgagggtataaaatgccctcttttcataaattgcgag gatgcagtgtaatggcagatgggtggacagacatcaagaacagaacattggtaaacttccttgtatattgccctcttggtactatgttcttaaaatctgttgatttgtctgatactcttAAGACCGTTGATgtgttgtttgggatttttTCATAA
- the LOC116250878 gene encoding putative clathrin assembly protein At5g35200: MAGVGNTQQNFRKALGALKDSTKVGLAKVNSDYKELDVAIVKATNHVEQLAKEKHIRTIFEAVSAVRPRADVAYCIHALARRLAKTHNWAVALKTLIVIHRSLKEVDPTFREELINYSRSRGHILNLSHFKDDSSPSAWDYSSWVRTYALYLEERLECFRILKYDVETERLSTRELETVELLEQLPAMQQLLFRLLACQPEGAAMYNHVIQYALSLVAGESIKLYNAINEGTLNLVDKFFEMQRHDAIRALEIYRKAGHQTERLAEFYEVCKGLDLGRTHRFPKIEQPPSSFITAMEEYIKEAPLALVVRKDMDGSFKGTAAPKVALEAPKVVKELEYRKSVDAEEKPEPHPPPPEPVIAEPPKVEASPPLVDLLGTSETSKEASELDERNALALAIVPSESSSNSQAAPDLSSGATGWELALVSAPSSYENAATEKLAGGLDKLTLDSLYDDAMTRRASQNGNYHFGQVSPNPFGYAQSTYDPFHASTQIAPPAAVQMAALSYQQQVFIAQQQQQQQLQQNMMGQQYSSNPFGNPYGETGANSYPPHNPYTGLL, translated from the exons ATGGCTGGAGTAGGTAATACACAGCAGAACTTCAGAAAAGCTCTAGGTGCTCTTAAGGATTCAACAAAAGTTGGACTAGCTAAAGTCAACAGTGACTACAAG GAGCTGGATGTAGCTATAGTTAAGGCCACAAACCACGTCGAGCAGttagcaaaagaaaaacatatccgCA CTATTTTTGAAGCTGTTTCTGCTGTGAGACCTCGGGCAGATGTTGCATACTGCATACATGCTCTTGCTAGACGGCTGGCCAAGACACACAACTGGGCA GTTGCACTGAAGACTCTGATTGTCATACACCGGTCCCTAAAAGAAGTTGATCCCACATTTCGTGAAGAACTCATCAACTATAGTAGGAGCAGAGGTCATATCCTGAACTTGTCTCATTTTAAAGATGACTCAAGCCCAAGTG CATGGGACTACTCTTCATGGGTTCGCACGTACGCACTGTATCTCGAAGAAAGATTGGAATGTTTTCGTATATTGAAGTATGATGTCGAAACAGAACGCTTG AGCACTAGAGAACTAGAGACTGTTGAGTTGCTTGAGCAACTTCCAGCTATGCAGCAGCTTCTTTTCCGCCTTCTAGCCTGTCAG CCAGAAGGTGCCGCTATGTACAATCATGTTATCCAATATGCACTTTCCTTG GTTGCGGGTGAAAGTATTAAACTTTACAATGCTATCAATGAAGGGACCCTTAATTTGGTTGACAAG TTCTTTGAAATGCAGCGTCATGATGCCATTCGTGCACTTGAAATCTATAGGAAGGCAGGGCATCAG ACGGAAAGGCTGGCTGAGTTTTATGAAGTTTGCAAAGGACTAGATCTAGGACGTACCCATAGGTTTCCAAAAATTGAACAG CCTCCTTCATCATTTATCACAGCCATGGAGGAGTATATAAAAGAAGCACCACTGGCATTAGTGGTTCGTAAAGACATG GATGGCAGCTTCAAAGGTACTGCTGCTCCAAAGGTAGCCTTGGAGGCTCCAAAGGTCGTGAAGGAATTGGAGTATAGAAAAAGTGTAGATGCAGAAGAGAAGCCAGAACCACACCCACCACCTCCAGAGCCTGTCATTGCTGAACCTCCAAAAGTTGAAGCCTCTCCTCCACTCGTGGATCTCTTG GGGACAAGTGAAACAAGCAAGGAAGCATCAGAGCTTGATGAAAGAAATGCCTTGGCGCTTGCAATCGTTCCCTCTG AAAGCTCGTCAAATAGCCAGGCTGCCCCTGATCTCAGTAGTGGTGCAACTGGATGGGAGCTTGCACTTGTGAGTGCTCCGAGTTCTTATGAAAATGCTGCAACAGAGAAATTG GCTGGAGGGTTAGACAAACTTACGTTAGACAGCCTATATGACGATGCAATGACAAGAAGGGCTAGTCAGAATGGAAACTACCATTTTGGACAGGTCTCACCTAACCCGTTTGGGTATGCTCAGTCAACATATGACCCCTTTCATGCCTCTACCCAGATTGCTCCTCCAGCAGCTGTGCAGATGGCTGCATTGTCTTATCAGCAGCAGGTATTCATAGCacaacagcaacagcagcagcagctacAGCAGAACATGATGGGTCAACAGTATTCCAGCAATCCTTTTGGCAATCCTTATGGAGAGACGGGTGCTAATTCCTATCCACCTCATAATCCTTATACTGGGCTTCTTTGA
- the LOC116250885 gene encoding transcription factor bHLH74-like, giving the protein MGSNSNGNFSFEQSSGMPPPGSSFPTDGAFLGSHSASLKSAACSALEMVESFSTCWDALVPVEGNAGFAAQMPSQQQGLLYPLIASALENQPAGINLIPPHPSVPLLGSTPGYSCFLNGKCPDNISNFGILGSTRVSTIGSSDYLLGNLNQCNGINPSPRDRIQTSAKDSEGNDHGIAGQEEEQKTENRFADSPSDRKKRKRMLDGVTADPNHKSDNAQRIESDQSKDTSYVSNDSVKTTKEQTPCGTLGKLTVKQSKDHSQNGDAPKEDFVHVRARRGQATNSHSLAERVRREKISERMRFLQDLVPGCSKVTGKAVMLDEIINYVQSLQRQVEFLSMKLATVNPQLDFDIEGILAKDIFRSGVHGSAVLGFSPNISPSCPHISGTALESVDLRTETVQGVQNFGEPLRRTINSKLSEMDKVPNTWDYELQNAAPGAFVPPAHLSILEQSANSKVDY; this is encoded by the exons ATGGGTTCAAACAGTAATGGCAATTTCAGCTTTGAGCAGAGCAGTGGGATGCCTCCTCCTGGTTCAAGCTTTCCCACTGATGGTGCTTTTCTAGGATCACATTCTGCTTCTCTGAAGTCTGCTGCTTGCTCTGCTCTTGAAATGGTGGAATCGTTTTCAACTTGTTGGGATGCTTTGGTGCCTGTAGAAGGCAATGCTGGTTTTGCTGCACAGATGCCTTCTCAGCAGCAAGGCTTGCTTTACCCACTGATCGCTTCTGCACTTGAAAATCAGCCTGCTGGGATCAACTTAATCCCTCCTCATCCTAGCGTTCCTTTGCTTGGATCAACCCCTGGTTATTCTTGCTTCCTGAATGGAAAATGTCCCGATAATATAAGCAATTTCGGTATCTTGGGGAGCACCAGAGTGTCTACCATTGGTTCGTCAGATTACCTACTTGGAAATCTTAATCAATGTAATGGTATCAACCCATCTCCAAGGGATAGGATTCAGACTTCTGCCAAAGATTCTGAAGGCAATGACCATGGTATTGCTGGTCAAGAGGAAGAACAGAAAACAGAGAATAGGTTTGCAGATTCGCCTTCCGacaggaaaaagagaaagaggatgcTTGATGGTGTAACTGCTGATCCCAACCATAAGTCTGATAATGCACAG AGAATCGAATCTGATCAATCAAAAGATACTTCATATGTGTCTAACGACTCCgttaaaacaacaaaagaacagACCCCCTGTGGTACTCTCGGTAAGCTAACTGTCAAACAAAGTAAGGATCATAGTCAAAACGGTGATGCTCCAAAGGAAGATTTTGTTCATGTAAGAGCTAGACGTGGACAAGCAACCAACAGCCACAGCCTTGCTGAAAGA GTAAGAAGGGAAAAGATAAGCGAGCGTATGAGGTTTCTTCAAGATCTTGTCCCTGGCTGTAGCAAG gtaaCTGGCAAGGCTGTGATGCTTGATGAGATAATTAACTATGTGCAATCACTCCAGCGGCAGGTTGAG TTTTTGTCAATGAAGCTGGCGACTGTCAATCCTCAGCTGGACTTCGACATTGAGGGAATCCTCGCCAAGGAT ATTTTTCGTTCTGGAGTCCATGGTTCTGCTGTTCTTGGTTTCTCACCTAACATCAGTCCATCCTGCCCTCACATAAGTGGGACTGCTCTGGAATCGGTGGATCTAAGAACCGAGACAGTGCAAGGCGTGCAGAACTTTGGGGAACCACTGAGAAGAACTATAAACTCCAAGCTGTCTGAAATGGATAAG GTACCAAATACCTGGGACTATGAACTTCAGAATGCGGCTCCGGGGGCCTTTGTCCCTCCGGCACATCTAAGTATTCTGGAACAGAGTG CTAACTCTAAAGTTGACTATTGA
- the LOC116250660 gene encoding F-box protein SKIP22-like translates to MKLRLRSVESGRTTRVDIPTPSTAMQLKLAVAEKLSVSPLSLRLSLNKKNELGDGLPTDAPFASLAITSGDLIFYQVLDRSAVSSRSAVASNPSCEEALILPGPVAVEDGGARRGLCSSSDSGGAHLNASHVGASVAGGEGNPFPEGTSASSECVEMDIDGPRAIASLLDMDDAHVSPTPAMASIDRVHAGKPTAKGVLQMDDCPACERVSSSGHDRSAAMVGAGNYEFDGASCGAGSGPRSIFGFLFNVFSEARNVRRELDFLVFAIHAIMLESGFLGFDKEKKRCLERFRLPDDWVSESTVSLSYTVRDLLVPNDAVNVVVLKVEFFPGSLVVYGRLNRELHRIYLEFSRYVPSICAMVQQTYRPAYTGRCHHQRMVSELWREVKDKVVLPLLHELCEISRLPPPACLGCLPAEMKVKILKYLPPLDLAKIGCVSKEYRDLSSNNVIWRKKYVEEFGPTDVGECDWKQRFAQSWRLRKNCISPSRLFYSIPSVIGFTRPPIRQSIVGGDYDRVPFPSRHTFGSASLPFGANGRGLGFQTGRRIGHHICDLGR, encoded by the coding sequence ATGAAGCTACGATTGAGGTCGGTGGAGTCGGGACGGACGACGAGGGTCGATATCCCTACCCCCTCCACCGCCATGCAACTGAAGCTTGCCGTGGCGGAGAAGCTTTCTGTTTCCCCTCTCTCCCTCCGCCTCTCCCTCAACAAGAAGAACGAGCTCGGCGATGGTCTTCCCACTGACGCGCCGTTCGCATCGTTGGCCATCACCTCCGGCGATCTGATCTTTTACCAGGTTCTGGACCGTTCTGCAGTGTCTTCGCGTTCCGCGGTGGCCTCAAACCCTAGTTGCGAGGAGGCTCTGATTCTGCCGGGGCCGGTCGCCGTTGAAGATGGAGGTGCTCGTCGTGGCCTTTGCTCTTCTTCCGATTCGGGAGGTGCCCATTTGAATGCTTCGCACGTTGGGGCTTCTGTCGCCGGCGGGGAAGGAAACCCTTTTCCGGAAGGAACTTCTGCTTCTTCTGAATGCGTTGAGATGGATATTGATGGTCCCCGTGCAATTGCCTCGTTGTTGGATATGGATGATGCTCATGTGAGTCCCACGCCTGCTATGGCGTCCATTGATCGTGTTCATGCGGGAAAGCCTACCGCAAAAGGAGTTTTGCAGATGGATGATTGTCCAGCTTGCGAAAGAGTATCCAGTTCTGGGCATGATCGTTCTGCGGCGATGGTGGGTGCTGGGAATTATGAGTTCGATGGTGCTTCTTGTGGTGCAGGGAGCGGACCTCGCTCGATTTTCGGATTTCTATTTAACGTTTTCTCTGAGGCTCGGAACGTGAGGCGAGAACTCGATTTCTTGGTATTTGCAATCCATGCTATTATGCTGGAATCCGGGTTTCTGGGGTTCGATAAGGAGAAGAAACGATGCTTGGAGAGGTTTCGTTTGCCCGATGATTGGGTTTCTGAGTCTACTGTTTCACTCAGTTATACTGTGCGCGATCTTTTAGTCCCCAATGATGCAGTGAACGTCGTCGTGTTGAAGGTTGAGTTTTTTCCTGGTTCTCTTGTTGTTTACGGTCGCCTGAATCGCGAACTACACCGGATTTACCTTGAATTTTCGCGGTATGTTCCTTCAATCTGTGCGATGGTGCAGCAGACATATCGCCCTGCTTATACAGGTAGATGCCACCATCAGAGAATGGTGTCTGAGCTCTGGAGAGAGGTCAAGGACAAGGTTGTCTTGCCCCTTCTTCACGAGTTATGCGAGATCTCAAGGCTGCCGCCTCCTGCATGTCTTGGATGCTTGCCTGCAGAGATGaaagtaaaaattttgaaatacctTCCTCCTCTGGACCTTGCAAAGATTGGTTGCGTCTCAAAGGAGTATCGGGATCTATCGTCGAACAATGTCATTTGGAGGAAAAAGTACGTGGAAGAATTTGGTCCTACGGATGTTGGAGAGTGTGATTGGAAGCAGAGATTTGCACAATCATGGAGGCTGCGGAAAAATTGCATAAGCCCAAGTAGGTTGTTCTATTCGATTCCGTCAGTAATAGGCTTTACGCGTCCTCCCATCCGGCAGTCTATAGTTGGAGGCGATTATGATCGTGTTCCTTTTCCATCTCGTCATACATTCGGTTCagcttctcttccttttggtgCCAATGGAAGGGGCCTTGGATTTCAGACAGGGAGGCGAATAGGTCACCACATTTGTGATCTGGGGAGATAA